A stretch of the Nosocomiicoccus ampullae genome encodes the following:
- the argS gene encoding arginine--tRNA ligase — MDLKENLVKVIESALKESGLVEDIPQIKIEIPKDKSNGDFSTNIAMALTRVLKRNPREIAQEIVNHIDKEAGDIREIDIAGPGFINFKMNEASLTKIIDEVLDKKENYGRSDSNEEKVLLEFVSANPTGSLHIGHARNAAVGDTLANILDFAGYSVTREYYINDAGNQIYNLALSINARYFEALGEELEMPEDGYRGEDIKKIGERLAKEHPEYKDLDEDTRISKFRTLGVEYEMAQLKEDLKEYRVNFDNWFSETTLYEKGEVEKALDIMTNNGHTYEADDALWLRTTDWKDDKDRVLRKTDGTYTYFMPDIAYHYDKLDRGYDLLIDLFGADHHGYINRLKASIGALGEDPEKLQIEIMQMVRLIKDGEEVKMSKRTGNAVTLRELMDLIGVDAARYFLAMRSADTPFDFDLDLALSESSENPVYYVQYAHARICSILRQANEAGFTLDRSKSLDVITHPQALELLKHVGNFKRTVESAAKARANHRITNYVETLASEFHKFYNQEKVLGEDEEKTYAYLLMIEAVRQTIENALTIVGVDAPQSM, encoded by the coding sequence ATGGATTTAAAAGAAAACTTAGTAAAAGTTATTGAATCAGCACTAAAAGAATCAGGTCTTGTAGAAGATATTCCACAAATTAAAATTGAAATCCCTAAAGATAAGTCAAACGGCGATTTTTCAACAAACATCGCGATGGCATTGACGCGCGTATTAAAACGTAATCCGAGAGAAATCGCTCAAGAAATCGTCAATCATATCGATAAAGAAGCCGGCGACATTCGAGAAATTGACATCGCTGGACCAGGTTTTATCAACTTTAAAATGAATGAAGCATCACTCACTAAAATTATCGACGAAGTGCTCGATAAGAAAGAGAATTACGGTAGAAGTGACAGTAACGAAGAGAAAGTGTTACTTGAATTCGTTTCAGCAAACCCAACTGGATCACTTCACATCGGGCACGCAAGAAACGCAGCAGTTGGTGATACGCTCGCAAATATTTTAGACTTTGCTGGATATAGTGTGACGCGTGAATATTATATTAACGACGCAGGTAACCAAATTTATAACCTCGCATTATCAATTAACGCGAGATATTTTGAAGCACTCGGTGAAGAACTAGAAATGCCTGAAGATGGCTATCGTGGTGAAGATATAAAAAAAATTGGTGAAAGACTCGCTAAAGAACACCCAGAATATAAAGATTTAGATGAAGATACGCGTATTTCTAAATTTAGAACGCTCGGTGTTGAATATGAAATGGCGCAATTAAAAGAAGACTTAAAAGAGTATCGCGTAAACTTTGACAACTGGTTTAGTGAAACGACACTTTATGAAAAAGGTGAAGTTGAAAAAGCATTAGATATTATGACAAATAACGGTCATACGTACGAAGCAGACGACGCATTATGGCTAAGAACGACAGACTGGAAAGACGATAAAGACCGCGTGTTAAGAAAAACAGATGGTACGTACACGTACTTTATGCCAGATATTGCGTATCACTACGATAAACTTGACCGTGGATATGATTTATTAATTGATTTATTTGGTGCAGATCACCACGGTTATATTAACCGTCTAAAAGCATCGATCGGGGCTCTTGGAGAAGATCCAGAAAAATTACAAATTGAAATTATGCAAATGGTTCGTTTAATTAAAGACGGCGAAGAAGTGAAGATGAGTAAGCGTACAGGAAATGCAGTGACGTTAAGAGAACTAATGGACTTAATTGGCGTTGACGCAGCACGTTACTTCTTAGCAATGCGTAGTGCGGACACACCGTTTGACTTTGATTTAGACTTAGCATTATCAGAGTCTAGTGAGAATCCGGTCTACTATGTTCAGTATGCACACGCGAGAATTTGTAGTATTTTAAGACAAGCTAATGAAGCTGGATTTACACTCGATAGAAGTAAATCACTCGACGTCATTACGCATCCGCAAGCACTCGAGTTACTAAAACACGTCGGTAACTTTAAACGTACAGTTGAAAGTGCGGCAAAAGCACGTGCAAACCATAGAATTACAAACTACGTCGAAACACTCGCATCAGAATTCCATAAATTTTATAACCAAGAAAAAGTGCTCGGCGAAGATGAAGAAAAAACATATGCGTACTTATTAATGATTGAAGCAGTACGTCAAACAATTGAAAATGCACTGACAATTGTCGGTGTTGATGCACCACAATCAATGTAA
- a CDS encoding DUF1934 domain-containing protein — translation MYQLKQTIQSKHNNEKFSQRVQVERIEKGNRTYLKYDETMQDETVSVVLSIEENVVRIMRKGPMTMNFKFVEGVNTDTVYETVAGRHRFNIYTTDIQLKDEEIYIRYKLYEADELLGSYEYHLKKEE, via the coding sequence TTGTATCAATTAAAACAGACGATTCAATCAAAACATAATAACGAAAAATTCTCTCAACGTGTTCAAGTAGAGAGGATTGAAAAAGGTAACCGGACGTATTTAAAGTACGATGAAACGATGCAAGACGAAACTGTTTCAGTTGTTTTAAGCATTGAAGAAAATGTCGTCCGAATTATGCGTAAAGGACCGATGACGATGAATTTTAAATTCGTTGAAGGTGTAAACACAGATACAGTCTACGAAACAGTCGCTGGTCGTCACCGATTCAACATTTATACGACAGACATTCAATTAAAAGATGAAGAAATATATATTCGCTATAAATTATATGAAGCCGACGAACTACTCGGGTCTTATGAATATCATTTAAAGAAAGAGGAGTAA
- a CDS encoding HD domain-containing protein: protein MSSNYKDLQLEDEKVFKDPVHSYVHVTDQVIWDLIKTKEFQRLRRIKQLGTLYFAFPSAEHSRFTHSLGVYEIVRKIVENFSQYDEWDNDDRILALSAALLHDVGHGPFSHSFEQIFNTDHEMYTKEIILGNTEINSVLKRVSEDFPEEVASVISHTHKNKLVVSMISSQIDADRMDYLQRDSYFTGVEYGKFDIDRLLRVMIPSKNEVLIKESGMHAVEDYLMSRYQMYWQIYFHPVSRGGEVLLTLIFKRAKELYESGYEFKQPPKYLIPFFEDRETVHDYLILDETIMNFYLQEWTGEMDDVLSELADRFVNRKLFKFVPFYDGFLTKLEFETLFEKAGIDPEYNLFTDRYSDMPYDYDRPGSKRQPIHLLKKNGEIREISEVSEIIEAITGLHRKDAKLYYPKEKVLNIKDDTIRTKILNLLNELS, encoded by the coding sequence ATGTCTTCAAATTATAAAGACTTACAACTTGAAGATGAAAAAGTGTTTAAAGATCCAGTACATAGCTATGTACACGTGACAGATCAAGTTATTTGGGATTTGATTAAGACAAAAGAGTTCCAGCGTTTACGACGAATTAAACAGCTTGGAACGTTATATTTTGCGTTTCCGTCTGCAGAACATTCACGTTTTACACATAGTTTAGGAGTGTATGAAATCGTTAGAAAAATCGTAGAGAACTTTTCTCAATATGATGAGTGGGATAATGACGATAGAATCCTCGCACTAAGTGCGGCACTTCTTCATGACGTTGGGCACGGACCATTTTCACATTCGTTTGAACAAATTTTTAATACGGATCACGAAATGTATACAAAAGAAATTATTTTAGGCAACACTGAAATTAATAGTGTATTAAAAAGAGTAAGTGAAGATTTCCCTGAAGAAGTCGCGAGTGTTATTTCGCACACGCATAAAAATAAACTTGTTGTGTCGATGATATCAAGTCAAATTGATGCTGACCGCATGGATTATTTACAACGTGACTCGTATTTTACAGGAGTCGAGTACGGAAAGTTTGATATCGATAGATTGCTTCGTGTGATGATTCCTTCAAAAAATGAAGTGTTAATAAAAGAAAGCGGGATGCATGCGGTTGAAGACTACTTAATGAGTCGTTATCAAATGTACTGGCAAATTTACTTTCACCCAGTCAGTCGCGGGGGAGAAGTGTTACTCACTCTAATTTTTAAACGTGCGAAAGAATTGTATGAGTCAGGCTACGAGTTTAAACAACCACCGAAGTATTTAATCCCATTTTTTGAAGATCGTGAAACAGTACATGATTATTTAATACTCGACGAGACGATTATGAATTTTTATCTTCAAGAGTGGACCGGAGAGATGGACGACGTGTTAAGTGAGTTAGCGGACCGATTTGTAAACCGTAAACTCTTTAAATTCGTCCCGTTTTATGACGGGTTTTTAACAAAATTAGAGTTTGAAACATTATTTGAAAAAGCGGGGATCGACCCAGAATATAATTTATTTACGGATCGTTATTCAGATATGCCGTATGACTACGATCGTCCGGGGTCAAAACGTCAACCGATTCATTTGTTAAAGAAAAATGGTGAAATACGAGAAATTAGTGAAGTGTCAGAAATTATTGAAGCAATTACTGGACTTCACCGAAAAGATGCGAAGTTATATTATCCAAAAGAAAAAGTGTTAAATATAAAAGATGATACAATAAGAACTAAAATCTTGAACTTATTAAACGAGTTATCTTAA
- a CDS encoding YwhD family protein — protein MSKKPGFQFNIIKNDELDGHKGAMIIEDVAPVYIELTEQKPFVDMGGLHGRAKPEKAVKWFTNMDEVLEEDGERKDYNLIWMALDKDDRGVYYSGVTSCYFMTNKVGRRRLGYKMMHEHVNSLDHAMKGRYRLEELDDKTKASLIKFLKERDQVAWENSTELHEYLNV, from the coding sequence GTGTCAAAGAAACCAGGATTTCAGTTTAATATTATTAAAAATGATGAATTAGATGGCCATAAAGGTGCGATGATTATAGAAGATGTTGCGCCAGTATATATTGAGTTAACAGAACAAAAACCATTCGTCGATATGGGTGGACTACATGGACGTGCGAAACCTGAAAAAGCAGTGAAGTGGTTTACAAATATGGACGAAGTCTTAGAAGAAGATGGTGAGCGTAAAGATTATAATCTTATTTGGATGGCACTCGATAAAGACGACCGCGGTGTGTATTATAGCGGTGTGACGAGTTGCTATTTCATGACAAATAAGGTGGGACGTCGTCGCCTCGGATATAAAATGATGCACGAGCATGTCAATAGTCTTGATCACGCAATGAAAGGTCGCTATCGTCTAGAAGAATTAGACGATAAAACAAAAGCATCTCTCATTAAATTTTTAAAAGAAAGAGATCAAGTCGCGTGGGAAAACTCAACAGAACTCCACGAATACTTAAATGTATAA